The following proteins come from a genomic window of Miscanthus floridulus cultivar M001 chromosome 2, ASM1932011v1, whole genome shotgun sequence:
- the LOC136528096 gene encoding uncharacterized protein isoform X3 encodes MESVNGLTRSWNQYGFLKMKRQKNMRIVNGSTKGAILGEVFLNLTNYLSSEDSTAISLPLKKCNSGTVLQLKIQCLGTKSKSSPSNDDMDNKSDGSNNLITRNVNFSSTNHLGGFHQDEVGIRDTSFSRSPRNDSDEGLYIESSQTPGRNMLQGSIDESSLSGFAQLSSGASGSSKDLLDAAEETIEELLSEAHMWESHSQNLKNDLETLQKECDEKSKKQTEILLELSASQAEQESLRQEIEELKLSLEVATARQTVTGIPKSGDAIDVQLELKDEVQFLKESNENLTTQLKKSQDANIELVSILQELEETIEAQRTEISNFTQMSNAIDHEVPMNALSVQEDAEWERKMSLKEDEIVALREKLDRVLSIENAGGAGSDAIYLELEKENEFLKVQMQDLENDCSELTEENMELIQKLKEVSGVEGQDSCISDIQEMLNATDLSGTSKSRAKYLERKCADLELRMLNFQSESRELEEKLKKSQEELKERTLELSELRENLSSFCATELEREEINIARGYQLRSEELGNTESELNLLKGTVQLKEKEIEGLQHSKLEMKTFIDNVLGQKIHELEICKVELELHISRLEDEKLELLESISGMEVELTNLTSEYESCIVQMDDSRTMIIDLKDKVEWQQSELEAQKVEVKQKQLEFQKRFSEVQEDSEALRRLNAKLQAKVDNLIEDCNSLQALTDDLKKEKLELHSCATQLEQELEHSKRKTTDFCRTVDFLEVKLSSIQKDISSKEQSFILELENILHEHKEHEEKINHAHFLLNKIDKEKTIEVENLEREVMSLTAQLSSTHGEQESSMLGTIREASILRADNVKLHSNLHDVNEQLRHYESQLEDIRKESKSKIKSLSDSLNVSKQNEEMLKTDAEDMRRLMEAVKSNEENLRITSNELELKYKSSDYEKLQIMEENSGLKVQVQKIAGVQDELLKVQSSLDEAEFEKGRLEELLRLMSEECDELKVQKAMLTDKVSHMQDTSNTINGDKQSKTSMQAKLSSIKQGNNDLPTDNGGCSPVNEEPDLQAKIQSLESRLAEALEENSMYRTQVKSPTAERQSGSRNGEGNNDDKIAQLESELKDMQDRLLNMSLQYAEVEAQREELVMELKNVNANKKGGRWF; translated from the exons ATGGAATCTGTCAATGGCCTGACTCGATCCTGGAATCAATATGGTTTTCTCAAGATGAAGCGTCAAAAGAATATGAGGATTGTCAAT GGATCAACAAAAGGTGCTATTCTCGGGGAAGTTTTTCTAAACCTGACTAACTATCTGAGTTCAGAAGACTCAACTGCGATCTCATTGCCATTGAAGAAATGCAATTCTGGAACAGTTTTACAG CTTAAGATTCAGTGTCTTGGCACAAAGTCTAAATCAAG TCCAAGCAATGATGACATGGACAACAAATCAGATGGTTCTAATAACTTGATCACCAGGAATGTTAATTTCTCATCAACAAACCATTTAGGTGGTTTTCATCAAGATGAAGTTGGGATTAGG GATACAAGCTTCTCACGATCTCCAAGGAATGATTCTGATGAGGGATTGTACATAGAGAG ttctcaAACTCCAGGTCGAAACATGCTGCAGGGGAGTATCGATGAGTCATCCTTAAGTGGTTTTGCTCAATTGTCATCAGGGGCATCTGGTTCATCCAAAGATCTCCTTGACGCTGCTGAAGAAACAATTGAAGAACTTCTTAGCGAGGCACATATGTGGGAGAGCCATTCTCAAAATTTGAAAAATGATCTAGAGACATTACAGAAGGAATGTGATGAAAAATCCAAGAAACAGACTGAGATATTGCTGGAACTTTCTGCTTCACAAGCCGAACAAGAGTCACTGAGACAAGAAATTGAAGAATTGAAATTGTCTTTGGAGGTGGCTACTGCACGGCAAACTGTTACTGGAATTCCCAAGTCTGGTGATGCAATAGATGTCCAGCTTGAACTAAAAGATGAGGTGCAATTTCTAAAAGAATCAAATGAAAACTTAACAACACAACTGAAGAAGAGTCAAGATGCAAATATAGAGCTTGTTTCTATTCTTCAAGAACTggaagaaacaatagaagcacaAAGAACAGAAATCTCCAATTTCACTCAAATGAGTAATGCGATTGATCATGAGGTACCCATGAATGCATTGTCAGTTCAAGAAGATGCAGAGTGGGAAAGGAAGATGTCACTAAAAGAAGATGAAATCGTAGCATTGAGGGAGAAGTTGGATCGTGTACTCAGCATAGAGAATGCAGGTGGTGCTGGTTCTGATGCTATATATCTTGAACTGGAAAAAGAGAATGAATTTTTGAAGGTTCAAATGCAAGATCTTGAGAATGATTGTTCCGAATTAACAGAGGAAAATATGGAGCTTATACAAAAGTTGAAAGAAGTTAGTGGGGTCGAAGGACAGGATTCTTGCATTTCTGATATTCAGGAAATGTTAAATGCGACAGATCTTTCTGGGACATCAAAATCTAGAGCAAAATACCTagaaagaaaatgtgctgacctTGAGCTGAGGATGTTGAATTTTCAATCGGAGTCTAGAGAACTAGAAGAGAAGCTCAAAAAAAGCCAAGAGGAGCTAAAAGAGAGAACTCTTGAATTATCTGAGCTCAGAGAGAACCTAAGTAGCTTCTGTGCTACAGAGCTGGAGAGAGAGGAAATCAATATTGCAAGAGGCTACCAGTTAAGAAGTGAAGAACTAGGAAACACGGAATCTGAATTGAATCTGTTGAAGGGTACAGTTCAGCTCAAAGAAAAAGAGATTGAAGGCTTGCAGCATTCTAAACTAGAAATGAAAACGTTTATAGATAATGTACTTGGACAGAAGATACATGAGCTTGAAATCTGCAAAGTGGAACTAGAGTTGCATATATCAAGGCTGGAAGATGAAAAATTAGAATTATTGGAGTCCATTTCTGGAATGGAGGTTGAGTTGACTAATCTGACAAGTGAGTACGAGTCATGTATAGTGCAAATGGATGATTCTAGAACAATGATCATAGATCTCAAGGATAAAGTAGAATGGCAGCAATCAGAGTTGGAAGCTCAAAAGGTGGAAGTGAAGCAAAAACAACTAGAATTTCAGAAAAGATTTTCAGAAGTGCAGGAGGATTCAGAGGCTCTAAGAAGATTGAATGCTAAACTGCAGGCTAAAGTTGATAATCTCATTGAAGATTGCAATTCTCTTCAAGCATTGACGGATGATCTAAAGAAGGAAAAGTTGGAATTGCACAGTTGTGCTACACAGCTAGAGCAGGAATTGGAGCACTCGAAAAGAAAGACCACAGATTTTTGCAGAACTGTGGACTTCCTAGAGGTAAAACTTTCTTCGATTCAGAAAGATATATCTTCAAAAGAGCAATCTTTTATCTTGGAACTGGAGAATATACTTCATGAGCACAAGGAGCATGAAGAAAAGATAAATCATGCACATTTCCTTTTAAACAAGATTGATAAAGAAAAGACTATCGAGGTAGAGAATCTTGAGAGGGAGGTCATGAGCCTTACTGCACAACTATCTTCAACACACGGGGAACAAGAAAGTTCCATGTTGGGTACTATTCGTGAGGCCTCCATCCTTCGAGCAGACAACGTGAAACTTCATTCCAATCTTCATGATGTAAATGAGCAATTGAGACATTACGAGTCTCAGTTGGAAGATATACGCAAGGAGTCTAAAAGCAAGATTAAATCCCTCTCTGATTCACTCAATGTGTCGAAACAAAACGAAGAAATGCTGAAAACAGATGCCGAGGATATGAGAAGGCTGATGGAAGCTGTTAAATCCAATGAAGAAAATTTAAGAATAACTTCAAATGAATTAGAACTGAAATATAAATCTAGCGATTATGAGAAACTGCAAATAATGGAAGAAAATTCTGGATTAAAAGTTCAAGTTCAGAAAATAGCAGGTGTCCAAGATGAACTTTTGAAAGTGCAAAGTTCCCTTGATGAGGCTGAGTTTGAAAAGGGAAGACTAGAAGAGCTACTTCGGTTGATGTCTGAAGAATGTGATGAACTAAAGGTGCAAAAGGCCATGTTAACAGACAAAGTCTCACATATGCAGGATACTTCAAATACAATCAACGGAGACAAACAAAGTAAAACATCCATGCAAGCAAAGCTGAGCAGCATAAAACAG GGGAACAATGATCTACCTACTGACAATGGAGGTTGTTCTCCAGTTAATGAGGAACCAGACCTGCAAGCAAAGATCCAGTCATTGGAAAGCAGACTTGCCGAAGCTCTGGAGGAAAATAGCATGTATAGGACACAGGTGAAGAG TCCCACTGCAGAGCGGCAATCTGGGAGCAGGAATGGTGAGGGGAATAATGATGACAAAATAGCACAACTGGAATCAGAACTAAAAGACATGCAGGACAGGTTACTGAACATGAGCTTGCAGTATGCGGAAGTAGAGGCCCAACGGGAGGAATTAGTGATGGAGCTTAAAAATGTAAATGCAAACAAAAAGGGGGGACGGTGGTTCTAG
- the LOC136528096 gene encoding uncharacterized protein isoform X5 has protein sequence MELWNGPSPCFVGNSPSNDDMDNKSDGSNNLITRNVNFSSTNHLGGFHQDEVGIRDTSFSRSPRNDSDEGLYIESSQTPGRNMLQGSIDESSLSGFAQLSSGASGSSKDLLDAAEETIEELLSEAHMWESHSQNLKNDLETLQKECDEKSKKQTEILLELSASQAEQESLRQEIEELKLSLEVATARQTVTGIPKSGDAIDVQLELKDEVQFLKESNENLTTQLKKSQDANIELVSILQELEETIEAQRTEISNFTQMSNAIDHEVPMNALSVQEDAEWERKMSLKEDEIVALREKLDRVLSIENAGGAGSDAIYLELEKENEFLKVQMQDLENDCSELTEENMELIQKLKEVSGVEGQDSCISDIQEMLNATDLSGTSKSRAKYLERKCADLELRMLNFQSESRELEEKLKKSQEELKERTLELSELRENLSSFCATELEREEINIARGYQLRSEELGNTESELNLLKGTVQLKEKEIEGLQHSKLEMKTFIDNVLGQKIHELEICKVELELHISRLEDEKLELLESISGMEVELTNLTSEYESCIVQMDDSRTMIIDLKDKVEWQQSELEAQKVEVKQKQLEFQKRFSEVQEDSEALRRLNAKLQAKVDNLIEDCNSLQALTDDLKKEKLELHSCATQLEQELEHSKRKTTDFCRTVDFLEVKLSSIQKDISSKEQSFILELENILHEHKEHEEKINHAHFLLNKIDKEKTIEVENLEREVMSLTAQLSSTHGEQESSMLGTIREASILRADNVKLHSNLHDVNEQLRHYESQLEDIRKESKSKIKSLSDSLNVSKQNEEMLKTDAEDMRRLMEAVKSNEENLRITSNELELKYKSSDYEKLQIMEENSGLKVQVQKIAGVQDELLKVQSSLDEAEFEKGRLEELLRLMSEECDELKVQKAMLTDKVSHMQDTSNTINGDKQSKTSMQAKLSSIKQGNNDLPTDNGGCSPVNEEPDLQAKIQSLESRLAEALEENSMYRTQVKSPTAERQSGSRNGEGNNDDKIAQLESELKDMQDRLLNMSLQYAEVEAQREELVMELKNVNANKKGGRWF, from the exons ATGGAACTATGGAATGGACCATCTCCATGTTTTGTTGGCAATAGTCCAAGCAATGATGACATGGACAACAAATCAGATGGTTCTAATAACTTGATCACCAGGAATGTTAATTTCTCATCAACAAACCATTTAGGTGGTTTTCATCAAGATGAAGTTGGGATTAGG GATACAAGCTTCTCACGATCTCCAAGGAATGATTCTGATGAGGGATTGTACATAGAGAG ttctcaAACTCCAGGTCGAAACATGCTGCAGGGGAGTATCGATGAGTCATCCTTAAGTGGTTTTGCTCAATTGTCATCAGGGGCATCTGGTTCATCCAAAGATCTCCTTGACGCTGCTGAAGAAACAATTGAAGAACTTCTTAGCGAGGCACATATGTGGGAGAGCCATTCTCAAAATTTGAAAAATGATCTAGAGACATTACAGAAGGAATGTGATGAAAAATCCAAGAAACAGACTGAGATATTGCTGGAACTTTCTGCTTCACAAGCCGAACAAGAGTCACTGAGACAAGAAATTGAAGAATTGAAATTGTCTTTGGAGGTGGCTACTGCACGGCAAACTGTTACTGGAATTCCCAAGTCTGGTGATGCAATAGATGTCCAGCTTGAACTAAAAGATGAGGTGCAATTTCTAAAAGAATCAAATGAAAACTTAACAACACAACTGAAGAAGAGTCAAGATGCAAATATAGAGCTTGTTTCTATTCTTCAAGAACTggaagaaacaatagaagcacaAAGAACAGAAATCTCCAATTTCACTCAAATGAGTAATGCGATTGATCATGAGGTACCCATGAATGCATTGTCAGTTCAAGAAGATGCAGAGTGGGAAAGGAAGATGTCACTAAAAGAAGATGAAATCGTAGCATTGAGGGAGAAGTTGGATCGTGTACTCAGCATAGAGAATGCAGGTGGTGCTGGTTCTGATGCTATATATCTTGAACTGGAAAAAGAGAATGAATTTTTGAAGGTTCAAATGCAAGATCTTGAGAATGATTGTTCCGAATTAACAGAGGAAAATATGGAGCTTATACAAAAGTTGAAAGAAGTTAGTGGGGTCGAAGGACAGGATTCTTGCATTTCTGATATTCAGGAAATGTTAAATGCGACAGATCTTTCTGGGACATCAAAATCTAGAGCAAAATACCTagaaagaaaatgtgctgacctTGAGCTGAGGATGTTGAATTTTCAATCGGAGTCTAGAGAACTAGAAGAGAAGCTCAAAAAAAGCCAAGAGGAGCTAAAAGAGAGAACTCTTGAATTATCTGAGCTCAGAGAGAACCTAAGTAGCTTCTGTGCTACAGAGCTGGAGAGAGAGGAAATCAATATTGCAAGAGGCTACCAGTTAAGAAGTGAAGAACTAGGAAACACGGAATCTGAATTGAATCTGTTGAAGGGTACAGTTCAGCTCAAAGAAAAAGAGATTGAAGGCTTGCAGCATTCTAAACTAGAAATGAAAACGTTTATAGATAATGTACTTGGACAGAAGATACATGAGCTTGAAATCTGCAAAGTGGAACTAGAGTTGCATATATCAAGGCTGGAAGATGAAAAATTAGAATTATTGGAGTCCATTTCTGGAATGGAGGTTGAGTTGACTAATCTGACAAGTGAGTACGAGTCATGTATAGTGCAAATGGATGATTCTAGAACAATGATCATAGATCTCAAGGATAAAGTAGAATGGCAGCAATCAGAGTTGGAAGCTCAAAAGGTGGAAGTGAAGCAAAAACAACTAGAATTTCAGAAAAGATTTTCAGAAGTGCAGGAGGATTCAGAGGCTCTAAGAAGATTGAATGCTAAACTGCAGGCTAAAGTTGATAATCTCATTGAAGATTGCAATTCTCTTCAAGCATTGACGGATGATCTAAAGAAGGAAAAGTTGGAATTGCACAGTTGTGCTACACAGCTAGAGCAGGAATTGGAGCACTCGAAAAGAAAGACCACAGATTTTTGCAGAACTGTGGACTTCCTAGAGGTAAAACTTTCTTCGATTCAGAAAGATATATCTTCAAAAGAGCAATCTTTTATCTTGGAACTGGAGAATATACTTCATGAGCACAAGGAGCATGAAGAAAAGATAAATCATGCACATTTCCTTTTAAACAAGATTGATAAAGAAAAGACTATCGAGGTAGAGAATCTTGAGAGGGAGGTCATGAGCCTTACTGCACAACTATCTTCAACACACGGGGAACAAGAAAGTTCCATGTTGGGTACTATTCGTGAGGCCTCCATCCTTCGAGCAGACAACGTGAAACTTCATTCCAATCTTCATGATGTAAATGAGCAATTGAGACATTACGAGTCTCAGTTGGAAGATATACGCAAGGAGTCTAAAAGCAAGATTAAATCCCTCTCTGATTCACTCAATGTGTCGAAACAAAACGAAGAAATGCTGAAAACAGATGCCGAGGATATGAGAAGGCTGATGGAAGCTGTTAAATCCAATGAAGAAAATTTAAGAATAACTTCAAATGAATTAGAACTGAAATATAAATCTAGCGATTATGAGAAACTGCAAATAATGGAAGAAAATTCTGGATTAAAAGTTCAAGTTCAGAAAATAGCAGGTGTCCAAGATGAACTTTTGAAAGTGCAAAGTTCCCTTGATGAGGCTGAGTTTGAAAAGGGAAGACTAGAAGAGCTACTTCGGTTGATGTCTGAAGAATGTGATGAACTAAAGGTGCAAAAGGCCATGTTAACAGACAAAGTCTCACATATGCAGGATACTTCAAATACAATCAACGGAGACAAACAAAGTAAAACATCCATGCAAGCAAAGCTGAGCAGCATAAAACAG GGGAACAATGATCTACCTACTGACAATGGAGGTTGTTCTCCAGTTAATGAGGAACCAGACCTGCAAGCAAAGATCCAGTCATTGGAAAGCAGACTTGCCGAAGCTCTGGAGGAAAATAGCATGTATAGGACACAGGTGAAGAG TCCCACTGCAGAGCGGCAATCTGGGAGCAGGAATGGTGAGGGGAATAATGATGACAAAATAGCACAACTGGAATCAGAACTAAAAGACATGCAGGACAGGTTACTGAACATGAGCTTGCAGTATGCGGAAGTAGAGGCCCAACGGGAGGAATTAGTGATGGAGCTTAAAAATGTAAATGCAAACAAAAAGGGGGGACGGTGGTTCTAG